The region GCCGGGTGAGCCGTGACAGCAGCTCGTGCCGCCGCGCCGCCGCGAGAAGGTCCGTGTCGTCGGGGACGTCCGCCTCCGCCGCCGGTTCCGGAAGCTGGACCTCCGTCGGCAGCACGACCCCGGCGAGCATCTCCTGCGGCTCGCCCGGCATCCGCAGGCGGCTCAGCACCAGCCGTACGTTGTGGGCCCGGCCCTGGTGCGCCAGGCGGGTCGGGAACGAGACGCTGTCCTCGCCGTGCAGTACGGCGGCGAGGCGCTGGCGGAACGCCGCGCGGGCGGCCACGTCGACGAGAAGCGGGAAGGCGCGGCCGATGAGGTAGCCGGCCGGGCTGCCGAGCAGGCGGGTGGTCTCGTTGTTGATGCGGCGCACGGTCCCGCCCGTGTCCATGATGATCACGGGGATCGGCAGCGCGCGGAACACCTGGCGCAGCAGCTTCTGCTCGCGCTGGCTGCCGCCGTCCCTGCGCCTGCGGCTGCGCGTCACCTCGGCCACGGCCTTGCGCAGCAGTTCCTCGGCGGTGTCCAGCTCGCGTAGCATCGCGTCCGGGTCGGGAGCGTCCCGCAGCGTGGCGATGCGGTCGGCGAGCCCGCTCAGCGCGCGCTCGAGTTCGGCGGTGTCGGGCAAGCTGCCCCCCTCTCTCGACGTAGACGCTACGCCAAACAACGGGTCTAATCGATCCGGCCTGGATTAACCCCGAACCTATGGGAATGGTCTTTCTACCATGGAGACAACGTCCATCCTCGCCCGTGACCTCGCGGCTCTCGGCCGTGTGACGGAAGGCACGTCCGCCGAGGGCGTCCTGCGCGGGATCACCGAAGCGGTGGCCCGGGGCGTCCCCGGCTGCGCGGGCGGCACCGCCGAGCTCTGGATGGAGGAGCGGGTGCTGCTCGCCGCCTCCCACAGCGAGCTCACCGCGCTCATCGACCGCGAGCGCGACCTGCGGGAGGGCCCGTCCAGGGAGGCCCTGACGAGCGGGCGCCCGGTGTCGATCCCGGACGTGATGCGCGAGTCGCGCTGGTCCCGCTACGCCGCCACCGCCGTACGGCACGGCGTGCGCTCGGTCCTCGTCGTGCCCGTCGCGGTCGACAGCGCCGTCGCGATCATCGGCCTGTACGGCGTGCGTCCCGGCGTCTTCACCGCCGGTGGCTCGCTGATGGCCCTGCTGCGCGAGCAGGTGACCGTGGCGCTGGCCAACATCTGGGAGTTCGACGACGTGCTGACCGGCGCGGCGCAGATGCAGGAGGCGCTGGCCGGCCGCTCGGTGATCGACCAGGCCAAGGGGATCATCATGTCCAAGAGCGGCTGCTCGGCCGAGGAGGCGTTCGAGGAGCTCCGGCGGGTGTCCCAGCATCACCAGGTCAAGGTGGCCGACCTGGCCCGGCTCCTGGTCACCGAGCACCAGCAGAAGCACGGGGGAGCGGCGCCGGAGTGATCACGCATCCCGAGGGCCCCCCGGGCCGGCGCGGGCACGGGCCGGCCCGAACGGTTCAGCGGATCCAACGGCTCGGACGGCTCGGCGGTTCAGGCGGTTCAGGCGGCGAACGCGGCCAGGGCCTCGTCGAGGGTGTCGAACAGCGGCAGCCGCTGCGACAGGCCCGTCACCCACATCACCTTGGAGTTCGGGTACTGCACGGAGACCAGCGCGAAGTTGCCGCCCGCGGTGGTGGAGCGCTGCCAGTTATGGACGATCAGGCCGAGCGCCCGGGAGTCCATGAACGTCACTTTGCCCAGGTCGAGGATCATGTCGGGGCCGTGGTCGTCCGCCGCCGCGTCCAGGAAGTCCGAGAACTGATCACGTGTGGTGGCGTCGAGCACACCGTTCACGTGGATCACCACGATGTCTCCCGCCATGCTCGACGACAGGGACAGCAATCCGTTGTTCGACACCTCGCGCCTCCTCTGCGGCAACATTACTGGCGCGGAAGGGGTGGTGAAACTCCCGACTTTGCGGCAATATACTGAAGCAGAGGTCCAGCAGAGGGCCTCGTCTCGATACTGTAGCGAGGCGTGCCTTCTGCCTGGTCACCCCAGTCGCGTAGGCGCCCTCGCGAGAAGAAATACGAGGGGACTGCGCAGATGGCTGCCGAGGTCCGTGCAGAGATCGCCAGCAATCCGACCGCCGAAGAGCTCCTGGACGAGCTCACCCGGGACGACGTGTCCGAGGTCCGGCGGGAACGCCTCCGTGAAATGATCGTTGAAATGCACCGTCCGATGGCGAGGGACATCGCCCGGCGGTACCTCAACCGGGGCGAGCCGATGGAAGACCTCCTCCAGGCCGCGTACGTCGGCCTCATGAAGGCCATGAACGGCTTCGACCCCACCCTGGGTCACAGCTTCCGCGGGTACGCCATGGTCACCATGACGGGTGAGGTCAAGCGGCACTTCCGCGACCGCACCTGGGCCGTCCGGGTGCCCCGCCTCTACCAGGAGCGCCGCGCCGAGCTGAACCGGCACGTCGCCGACATGACCCAGGAGCTCGGCCGGTTCCCCACCGTCGCCGAGCTCGCCAAGAAGATGGGCCTCTCCGAGGAGGACATGCTCCTCACCATGGACGCCTCCGCGGCGTACAGCACCCTTTCGCTGGACGCGCCGATCGGCGCGGACGACGACGCCGCCGCGCTCGGCGACGTGATCCCCGAAGAGGACGACGCGCTCGACACCCTGGTGGACAAGGAAGCGCTGAAGCCCCTCCTCGACCTTCTCCCCGAGCGGGAGAAGAACATCCTCCTGCTGCGGTTCTACGGCAACATGACGCAGGCCGAGATCGCGGCGGAGTTCGGCATATCGCAGATGCACGTGTCGCGGATCCTCCGCAAGACCCTCGACCAGCTTCGGGCGGAGCTCGTCGCGGGATGAGAAGATCGCGACGATACCCGGGGCACCGCCTGTGTTCAGGCGGTGCTCCGAGGTATCTTCGTCCTGCCAACAGCCCACAGGTCCTGAGATAGCCCGAATTGGCGTCGGGAGGCGTGTACCGCGTGAAAGATGACGGCGTTCCCGCGCACGTCACCGGAGCGGCGAGGGAGCGTACCTTCTCCTTGGCCGATCTTCCTGATCTGCGGGAGTTCGCCGCCGCCGAGGCGCAGCGCCGCGGCATGCCGGAAGACGCGCTGGGCGATTTCCTCGTGGCGCTCAACGAGGTCGCCACGAACGCGGTCACACACGGATCGACGAAGGCCCGGCTGGGATTGTGGCGCGAGGGGCCGGCCCTGGTGGTGGCGGTCTACGACGACGGCCGCGCGTGGCGTCCGCCGGCCGTGCCGGGCCACGACCCGCCGCCCGAGAACGCCACCAGAGGCATGGGCCTCTGGGTGGCCCGCCTGCTGAGCGACGACCTCCGTGTCACCACCGGACCCGGCGGGAGCACCGTGATGATGCGTTTCCGCCTGGAGTGAGGGTAAGGGACGGCCATGGCTGTCCCACGGATTCTGATCGTCGGCGGCGGATACGTCGGCATGTACACCGCACTGCGCCTGCAGCGCAGACTCCGCCGGGGCGAGGCCCTCGTCACCGTCGCGGACCTCGACTCCTACATGACCTACCAGCCCTTCCTGCCGGAGGCCGCGGCCGGCAACATCGAGGCCCGGCACGTCGTCGTCCCGCTCCGGCGGGTGCTGAACCGATGCCAGATCCTCAGTGGACGGATCACCCAGGTACGGCTGGCCGACCGCAGGGCGGAGTTCGAGCCGCACGAGGGGCCCGCCCTCACCATCGCGTACGACTACCTGGTCATGGCGCCCGGATCGATCTCACGGCTCCTGCCGATACCCGGCCTGGCCGAGAACGGCATCGGGTTCAAGACCATCGAAGAGGCCATCGCGCTGCGCAACCACGTGCTCGGCAGGCTCGACGTGGCCGCGTCCACTCCCGACCCCGAGGTCCGGCGCAGGGCGCTGACCTTCGTCTTCGTCGGCGGGGGGTACGCCGGGGTGGAGGCCCTGGCGGAGCTGGAGGACATGGCCGCAGACGCCTGCAAGTACTTCGACGGGCTCAGCCGCGCCGACATGCGCTGGGTGCTCGTGGAGGCGACGGACCGCATCCTGCCCGAGGTGGGGCCCGACATGGGCAGGTGGACGGCCCAGCAGTTGCGTCAGCGGGGCATCGAGGTCCGCATGGGGACGATGCTGAAGTCGGCCGAGAGCTGCCACATCGTGCTCAGCGACGGCGAGGAGTTCGACACCGACACCCTCGTCTGGACCGCCGGCGTCAAGCCGCACCCGCTGGTCCGCGCCGGGGACCTGCCGGTCGACGAGAAGGGCCGGGTCAGGGTCGACGCCGGGATGCGCGTGCACGGGACCGACTTCGCCTTCGCCGCCGGCGACTGCGCCGCCGTCCCCGACCTCACCCGGCCGGGGGAGTTCTGCCCGCCCAACGCCCAGCACGCCGTACGGCAGGCCAGGACGCTGGCCGACAACGTGCTGGCGACGCTGCGCGGGCAGCCCCGGCGGCCGTACCGGCACAAGTACGCGGGGTCGGTGGCGAGCCTGGGGCTCTACAAGGGCGTGGCGCAGATCTACGGCCGGGAGCTCCGGGGGTTCCCCGCGTGGTTCATGCACCGCACCTATCACCTGACGCGGATGCCGACCTTCAACAGGAAGACGCGGATCGTCATGGACTGGACGCTCGGGATGTTCTTCCCCAGGGAGATCGTGTCGCTGGGGGCCATCGAGGAGCCGCGCAAGGAGTTCACCCTGTCGGCCCGCTCGTGACCGGGACCGTCGTGCCCGGCTGATCCGGTGGCGCGTACTCCGCGCTGACACAGGAGTGCCGCGTGACCAAGGCCCGGAGGTCACGCGGCACGTTCGTGGTGTTCGCGTTCGGTGCGGTTCCGCCTGTACGCGTCCTGCTCGTGCTTCCTGTGGTTCCGTTCGAGTGGGTCCCGCGGACCGGTTCCCGGGTGGGGTCCCGGTCCGGGGGACGCACGTCGCGGGGGAGGATCAGCGGCGGACCCGCCCGCCGCGCCAGCTGCCGCGGTTGACGCCCGCGGTGCCGATGCCGGCCTGATGCAGGGCGAGCAGGCACAGGCCGAGGGCGATCAGCGCGGTCATGCCGATGCC is a window of Microbispora sp. NBC_01189 DNA encoding:
- a CDS encoding STAS domain-containing protein, producing MSNNGLLSLSSSMAGDIVVIHVNGVLDATTRDQFSDFLDAAADDHGPDMILDLGKVTFMDSRALGLIVHNWQRSTTAGGNFALVSVQYPNSKVMWVTGLSQRLPLFDTLDEALAAFAA
- a CDS encoding SigB/SigF/SigG family RNA polymerase sigma factor; protein product: MAAEVRAEIASNPTAEELLDELTRDDVSEVRRERLREMIVEMHRPMARDIARRYLNRGEPMEDLLQAAYVGLMKAMNGFDPTLGHSFRGYAMVTMTGEVKRHFRDRTWAVRVPRLYQERRAELNRHVADMTQELGRFPTVAELAKKMGLSEEDMLLTMDASAAYSTLSLDAPIGADDDAAALGDVIPEEDDALDTLVDKEALKPLLDLLPEREKNILLLRFYGNMTQAEIAAEFGISQMHVSRILRKTLDQLRAELVAG
- a CDS encoding ATP-binding protein; translation: MKDDGVPAHVTGAARERTFSLADLPDLREFAAAEAQRRGMPEDALGDFLVALNEVATNAVTHGSTKARLGLWREGPALVVAVYDDGRAWRPPAVPGHDPPPENATRGMGLWVARLLSDDLRVTTGPGGSTVMMRFRLE
- a CDS encoding NAD(P)/FAD-dependent oxidoreductase yields the protein MAVPRILIVGGGYVGMYTALRLQRRLRRGEALVTVADLDSYMTYQPFLPEAAAGNIEARHVVVPLRRVLNRCQILSGRITQVRLADRRAEFEPHEGPALTIAYDYLVMAPGSISRLLPIPGLAENGIGFKTIEEAIALRNHVLGRLDVAASTPDPEVRRRALTFVFVGGGYAGVEALAELEDMAADACKYFDGLSRADMRWVLVEATDRILPEVGPDMGRWTAQQLRQRGIEVRMGTMLKSAESCHIVLSDGEEFDTDTLVWTAGVKPHPLVRAGDLPVDEKGRVRVDAGMRVHGTDFAFAAGDCAAVPDLTRPGEFCPPNAQHAVRQARTLADNVLATLRGQPRRPYRHKYAGSVASLGLYKGVAQIYGRELRGFPAWFMHRTYHLTRMPTFNRKTRIVMDWTLGMFFPREIVSLGAIEEPRKEFTLSARS
- a CDS encoding GAF and ANTAR domain-containing protein, with the translated sequence METTSILARDLAALGRVTEGTSAEGVLRGITEAVARGVPGCAGGTAELWMEERVLLAASHSELTALIDRERDLREGPSREALTSGRPVSIPDVMRESRWSRYAATAVRHGVRSVLVVPVAVDSAVAIIGLYGVRPGVFTAGGSLMALLREQVTVALANIWEFDDVLTGAAQMQEALAGRSVIDQAKGIIMSKSGCSAEEAFEELRRVSQHHQVKVADLARLLVTEHQQKHGGAAPE